One region of Manduca sexta isolate Smith_Timp_Sample1 chromosome 25, JHU_Msex_v1.0, whole genome shotgun sequence genomic DNA includes:
- the LOC115444956 gene encoding phosphatidate phosphatase LPIN3 isoform X3: MYSMNYIGKFISNFREFYNEINSATLTGAIDVVVVEQPDGSFNCSPFHVRFGKLGVLRSRFKVVDLELNGEPLNIHMKLGESGEAFFVEEVSEDEAKCSAHLATSPIPASRFDELYEPRRRNSLSAVEPDHAQASDYTKRRYTADGQTMQKPDLTQLTKKHAKEEKNSNDHEALFEMDGLDEGADWTDGKMPKTFAATQLGGAESEANQAVQKISAHNDFRPIDAAPEDDVKQNGNGKKKKKTRKVSSKKKHQRKSSTSSISSQSDRAGSDPRPEPPAAVAAVDVNFFSDSEVHNASLTEEMSNLKLNGENRIPLALSDTAFEVHAASKHARGSRGGTPVQSDTEVELSRATAGDKSSQSWRWGELPSPPVRAESPASGESAASGESPPSPASPACPASPAEPLSSDEERPSRRGVLSGMFRFMSTREATDAAPEGVYLDDLDRGQVDPDLYFPKHHTERYRTGPSGVPHSTTGPTEEEYESGNGPSLPQSPASLEPPALDSDDDEKILAKGQVGVYVREDKVSRALPFEEFCRSGVSLAAEGRLVVRLGDRWMPWRSAGPLILSLLAYRRPLPNRVLESLEKSSDKEESSESHAHSAGAAKPRGYSWWSWRRSNADAKHTESSPPKENAPKETLPHEEAISKLDSTLETPLLMPTEEKLEDNIITGIEQVIEPQEYIANERVPEILPETVQSHDQDHSSSESDQDQSQPSRRYSSFRKTLRLSSEQIKNLNLREGMNEMVFSVTTAYQGTTRCKCNVFRWRHDDKIVISDIDGTITKSDVLGHIFPLVGKDWAQSGVAQLFTKIKNNGYQLLYLSARAIGQAKVTREYLRSIRQGEVCLPDGPLLLNPTSLLRAFHREVIEKKPEEFKIQCLADIKALFPQGSNPFYAGYGNRVNDVCAYQAVGIPIVRIFTINYKGELKHELTQTFQSTYSHMSVLVDQVFPPAQCEPSAEFSQTLYWREPLPDVPPLAPAPAPPHHAPHHAPHAPAPAPLPAKQ, encoded by the exons ATGTATTCTATGAACTACATTGGCAAGTTCATATCGAACTTTCGCGAATTCTACAACGAAATCAATAGCGCCACGTTGACGGGCGCCATCGATGTGGTTGTGGTGGAACAACCGGACGGCAGCTTCAACTGCTCGCCCTTCCACGTGCGCTTCGGCAAGCTGGGAGTGCTCCGTTCCAGGTTTAAAGTG gTGGATTTAGAGTTGAATGGAGAACCTTTAAACATTCATATGAAGCTGGGCGAGTCCGGCGAGGCGTTCTTCGTGGAGGAAGTGAGCGAAGACGAGGCGAAATGCTCGGCGCACCTCGCCACGTCACCGATCCCCGCGTCGCGGTTTGACGAGCTGTACGAGCCGCGCCGGCGCAACTCGCTCTCCGCCGTTGAGCCCGACCATGCACAGGCCTCCGACTATACCAAACGGAG ATACACAGCTGACGGACAAACAATGCAAAAACCTGACTTAACACAGTTAACAAAGAAACATGCCAAAGAGGAAAAGAATTCCAATGACCATGAAGCTTTATTCGAAATGGACGGTCTAGACGAAGGAGCAGATTGGACAGACGGGAAAATGCCAAAAACATTCGCGGCGACGCAACTCGGCGGAGCGGAAAGCGAAGCCAACCAGGCAGTGCAAAAAATCAGCGCACATAACGATTTCCGACCGATAGACGCCGCGCCCGAGGACGATGTCAAGCAAAACGGAAACggcaagaagaagaagaagacgAGGAAAGTGAGCTCGAAGAAGAAGCACCAGAGGAAGTCGTCGACGAGCTCGATCTCGAGCCAGTCGGACCGCGCCGGCTCCGACCCGCGCCCCGAGCCgcccgccgccgtcgccgccgtCGACGTCAACTTCTTCAGCGACTCCGAAGTGCACAACGCTTCCCTTAC CGAAGAGATGTCCAACTTGAAGCTGAATGGTGAAAATCGCATCCCATTGGCGTTGTCGGATACAGCGTTCGAAGTTCACGCTGCGTCTAAACACgc CAGGGGCTCGCGCGGCGGCACGCCGGTGCAGTCGGACACGGAGGTGGAGCTGTCGCGCGCCACGGCGGGCGACAAGTCGTCGCAGTCGTGGCGCTGGGGCGAGCTGCCGTCGCCGCCGGTGCGCGCCGAGTCCCCCGCCTCGGGCGAGTCGGCCGCGTCGGGCGAGTCGCCGCCCTCCCCCGCCTCGCCCGCCTGCCCCGCCTCCCCCGCCGAGCCGCTGAGCTCGGACGAGGAGCGGCCGAGCCGCCGCGGCGTGCTCAGCGGCATGTTCCGCTTCATGTCCACCAGGGAGGCCACCGACGCCGCGCCGGAGGGAGTCTACCTCGATGATCTCGACAGAGGGCAGGTCGACCCCGATCTCTATTTTCCGAAGCATCACACAGAGCGATATCGCACGG GTCCATCGGGTGTGCCTCATTCGACCACTGGTCCCACGGAGGAGGAATACGAATCCGGCAATGGCCCCTCACTACCTCAGTCACCCGCTTCGCTGGAACCGCCCGCGCTCGACTCCGACGATGACGAGAAAATTCTAGCCAA GGGTCAGGTGGGCGTGTACGTGCGCGAGGACAAGGTGTCGCGCGCGCTGCCGTTCGAGGAGTTCTGCCGGTCGGGGGTGAGCCTGGCGGCGGAGGGGCGGTTGGTGGTGCGGCTCGGCGACCGCTGGATGCCGTGGAGGAGCGCCGGCCCGCTCATACTCTCGCTCCTCGCATATAGAAGACCTCTTCCTAAT CGAGTGCTAGAGTCGCTAGAGAAGAGTTCAGACAAAGAGGAGTCGTCCGAGAGTCACGCGCACAGCGCAGGCGCCGCCAAGCCGCGCGGGTACTCCTGGTGGAGCTGGCGTCGGTCCAACGCGGACGCCAAGCA CACGGAATCATCCCCACCTAAAGAAAACGCACCAAAGGAAACATTACCACACGAAGAAGCGATCTCAAAATTAGACTCTACATTAGAAACACCTTTACTAATGCCTACTGAAGAGAAACTAGAAGACAATATAATTACGGGAATCGAGCAGGTTATTGAACCTCAGGAATACATCGCGAACGAGCGTGTACCAGAGATCTTGCCAGAAACCGTGCAAAGTCACGATCAAG ATCATAGTTCCTCCGAATCAGATCAAGACCAAAGTCAACCGTCGCGACGGTACTCCTCATTCCGCAAGACGCTTCGGCTCTCTTCTGAACAAATT aaaaatTTGAATCTACGGGAGGGCATGAACGAGATGGTGTTCAGCGTGACCACCGCCTACCAGGGCACCACGCGCTGCAAATGCAACGTGTTCCGCTGGCGACACGACGACAAGATCGTCATCTCCGACATCGACGGCACTATCACCAA GTCTGATGTCCTGGGTCATATATTCCCGCTGGTCGGTAAAGACTGGGCGCAGTCTGGAGTGGCGCAGCTGTttaccaaaattaaaaacaatggcTACCAGCTTTTGTACCTCTCGGCGAGAGCTATTGGTCAAGCGAAA GTGACGCGCGAGTACCTGCGCTCGATCAGACAGGGCGAGGTGTGTTTGCCCGACGGTCCACTTCTCCTCAACCCCACGTCACTGTTGCGCGCCTTCCACCGCGAGGTCATCGAGAAGAAACCAGAGGAGTTCAAGATACAGTGTCTCGCCGATATCAAGGCACTCTTCCCGCAGGGTTCGAACCCGTTCTACGCGGGATATGGCAACAGAGTTAAT GATGTTTGCGCGTACCAGGCAGTTGGCATTCCAATCGTGAGAATAttcacaataaactataaaggcGAATTGAAACACGAACTGACACAGACATTCCAATCCAC GTACTCGCACATGTCGGTGCTGGTGGACCAGGTGTTCCCGCCGGCGCAGTGCGAGCCGAGCGCGGAGTTCTCGCAGACGCTGTACTGGCGCGAGCCGCTCCCCGACGTGCCGCCgctcgcgcccgcgcccgcgccgccgcaccaCGCCCCGCACCACGCCCcgcacgcgcccgcgcccgcgccgctccCCGCCAAGCAGTAA